In Thermosinus carboxydivorans Nor1, a genomic segment contains:
- the dat gene encoding D-amino-acid transaminase has protein sequence MRPIGLVDGRLVDLNENVVSMEDRGYQFGDGIYEVTRVYNGRCFALKQHMDRAYRSLRELRIPATYTFDELKSFHELLIKESGITEGAIYMQITRGVAPRAHGFPENVVPRLTMSIRPAAANTALKEGGAKGLFVPDERWLRCDIKSINLLGNILGKQRAKEAGCFEGLQVRGEYVTEGTSSNFFVIKDDVLWTHPAHPVSNLILKGITRTIIIEEILPSLGLTVVEKPFTPAFAKSADEAFISGTNSEIIPIISLDGAPVGSGQVGPITRKIQAAYEAIIDRECGRK, from the coding sequence ATGCGTCCCATTGGTTTGGTTGATGGCCGGTTGGTCGACTTAAATGAAAATGTTGTGTCGATGGAAGACCGTGGTTACCAGTTTGGCGATGGCATTTACGAAGTAACCAGGGTTTATAACGGTCGCTGCTTTGCCCTCAAGCAACACATGGACAGGGCGTACCGGTCGCTGCGTGAACTGCGGATACCGGCTACGTATACTTTTGATGAGTTGAAAAGTTTTCATGAATTACTGATTAAAGAAAGCGGAATTACCGAGGGCGCTATTTATATGCAAATTACTCGCGGGGTAGCGCCGCGAGCGCACGGATTTCCGGAAAATGTCGTGCCGCGCCTGACAATGTCCATTCGTCCCGCCGCGGCGAATACCGCTCTTAAGGAAGGAGGGGCCAAGGGCTTATTTGTCCCTGACGAGCGCTGGCTGCGCTGTGATATTAAATCTATCAACCTGCTGGGCAATATCCTGGGGAAACAACGAGCGAAAGAGGCGGGTTGTTTTGAAGGGCTTCAAGTAAGGGGCGAATATGTTACTGAAGGCACAAGTAGCAACTTTTTTGTTATTAAGGACGACGTGCTCTGGACCCACCCGGCTCATCCCGTTTCCAATCTCATTCTGAAAGGCATAACCAGGACGATTATTATCGAAGAAATTCTCCCTTCCCTTGGCTTGACTGTAGTGGAGAAGCCCTTTACGCCTGCTTTTGCCAAGAGTGCTGATGAGGCTTTTATCAGCGGTACTAACTCCGAAATAATTCCCATTATCAGCTTGGACGGCGCGCCGGTGGGCAGCGGTCAAGTTGGTCCCATCACCCGTAAAATACAAGCAGCGTACGAAGCGATTATCGACCGGGAGTGTGGTCGTAAATAA
- a CDS encoding DMT family transporter, giving the protein MHQTNYAFMYAALITVSFLWGTSFAAAKIGMYELEPLNLVIFRFLIASAVFGVVLLQTGTYRLLRRQDIPRFIVLGFLAITSYFYIQYTGLRYTTTINAALIVATSPIWTVLFSTMLGWDNITPLGLAGIVIAFTGVSVIITNGQLINLFNSSTITGDILLLINAVVWAGFTVYGKTILQKYRPFVAMAYIHIFGTLMLLPFAFVPSPFAPSPLYRHIGDLSWPTVMAALYLALLCSVYAYYIWYTGVEKLGAVRTVVFTYLNPLFAIIAGTWLLGEKPTVFTFAGGIMVVTGVYLTNRKPSATSTRLKTTPENQV; this is encoded by the coding sequence ATGCATCAGACTAATTATGCTTTCATGTACGCTGCGTTAATCACTGTCTCCTTTCTGTGGGGAACCTCCTTTGCCGCTGCGAAAATCGGCATGTACGAGCTCGAACCACTAAACTTGGTTATTTTCCGTTTTCTTATCGCTTCTGCTGTCTTTGGCGTGGTACTTCTCCAAACCGGCACATACCGGCTGCTGCGGCGTCAGGATATCCCGCGCTTTATTGTCCTGGGCTTTTTGGCAATTACGTCTTATTTTTACATTCAGTATACCGGCCTGCGTTATACTACAACCATTAATGCCGCCCTTATCGTCGCTACCAGCCCTATTTGGACGGTACTCTTTAGCACAATGCTCGGATGGGATAACATCACACCGCTAGGGCTAGCCGGTATCGTTATTGCATTCACCGGTGTCAGCGTCATTATTACCAATGGTCAATTGATCAACCTGTTTAATTCCTCGACTATTACCGGCGATATACTCTTGCTTATCAATGCGGTCGTCTGGGCCGGCTTTACTGTTTATGGCAAAACAATTTTACAAAAATACCGGCCTTTTGTCGCCATGGCCTACATCCATATCTTCGGCACCCTGATGCTGCTGCCGTTCGCTTTTGTGCCAAGCCCTTTTGCACCCTCGCCCCTCTACCGGCATATTGGCGACCTTTCGTGGCCTACCGTAATGGCCGCCTTGTATCTGGCCTTGCTTTGTTCGGTCTATGCATACTATATCTGGTACACAGGCGTGGAGAAGCTAGGGGCGGTGCGCACCGTCGTATTTACTTACCTCAACCCGTTATTCGCCATCATCGCCGGGACTTGGCTTTTGGGCGAAAAACCCACGGTGTTTACCTTTGCGGGCGGTATCATGGTCGTTACCGGTGTATACCTGACCAACCGCAAACCAAGTGCCACGAGCACAAGGCTAAAAACAACTCCCGAAAACCAGGTGTAA
- a CDS encoding ATP-binding protein, with the protein MEPAELEKDFEGLTKAVIDAVRDNSFSHLKSFLSWLCKLRLEQGVRLSDIMTVFDLYENSLKDAMSLYLQEDLVTLNRMRREIDALLDKARVYVSEYFFVLYEETVFKQFEQLRVINEISARLVSSLKLDQVLGFIMTNALRLFKASCGSISLVNSSSDFVTQISHGWLHASSPKLIDQCAYSVPDIIIASARESMIECLQHVIEAEGLCKLILLKLRSKKRVIGLLAIGLSDDRKFTDTDKQVLFTFANHAAIAVHNAQLYADTDQKLQKRIYEATVLLEQNRALLHSIREGVIAIDNRGYITLVNREAQRRLNMTENPVGRHISEVVPNTRLLHVLKTRQAEYDQEHLLGDKAVITNRMPIIANGKVIGAIATFRDKEDVKQLAEELIGVKNLLESMRAQAHEYINKLHAISGLIQMGQYDKVVELITQFYKSKQELISFIVARIRDKATAGLLLGKVSQAQEKGVVLRIAPRSRLVRLPDHFSSASMVTVLGNLITNAIEAVAGQTAERRCVEVRISQGSKFLRISVTDRGCGIPQEKRQRIFERGFSTKQGSRGIGLALVREEVEASGGKIIVYSRVNEGSRFVVTIPMFREIEARRESEKNGNIYKRCHFGRRPNGTGTAPAIFEQGQRL; encoded by the coding sequence ATGGAACCGGCAGAACTGGAAAAGGATTTTGAGGGCCTCACCAAAGCAGTGATAGACGCGGTGCGAGACAATTCATTTTCGCACCTCAAGTCCTTCCTGAGCTGGTTGTGCAAGCTCCGCCTGGAGCAAGGCGTCAGACTATCGGACATTATGACCGTATTCGATTTATACGAGAATTCGCTGAAAGACGCGATGTCGCTTTACCTTCAGGAAGACCTGGTCACGTTGAACCGCATGCGGCGGGAAATTGACGCCTTGCTGGACAAGGCAAGGGTATATGTTTCAGAGTATTTTTTTGTGTTATATGAGGAAACTGTTTTTAAACAATTTGAGCAACTACGTGTTATCAATGAAATTTCCGCACGTCTGGTTTCATCATTGAAGTTGGATCAGGTGCTCGGCTTTATCATGACTAATGCATTGCGATTGTTTAAAGCAAGTTGTGGCAGTATTTCGCTGGTAAACAGTAGTAGCGATTTTGTCACGCAGATTTCCCACGGTTGGCTTCATGCAAGTTCGCCGAAGCTCATCGATCAATGCGCGTATTCTGTTCCGGACATTATCATTGCTTCCGCCCGCGAGAGCATGATAGAGTGCCTGCAACACGTCATTGAGGCAGAGGGTTTATGCAAACTTATCTTGCTCAAATTACGCAGCAAGAAGCGGGTCATTGGGCTTTTGGCCATTGGCCTGAGCGATGACCGGAAGTTTACTGATACTGATAAACAGGTTCTTTTTACTTTCGCCAATCATGCCGCTATCGCGGTACACAATGCCCAGCTTTATGCTGACACCGATCAGAAGCTACAAAAACGCATTTATGAGGCAACCGTCCTGCTGGAACAAAATCGGGCGTTGTTACATTCAATCCGCGAAGGAGTAATTGCCATTGATAATCGCGGTTATATTACGCTGGTCAATCGGGAGGCGCAGCGCCGGCTTAATATGACGGAGAACCCGGTAGGGCGACATATCAGCGAGGTTGTTCCGAACACCCGCCTCCTTCACGTCCTTAAAACGCGACAGGCTGAGTATGATCAGGAACATTTGCTTGGCGACAAAGCGGTCATTACTAACCGGATGCCGATTATCGCCAATGGGAAAGTAATTGGCGCCATCGCCACTTTTCGGGACAAAGAGGATGTCAAACAATTGGCAGAAGAACTGATAGGGGTTAAGAATCTGCTGGAGTCCATGCGTGCTCAGGCGCATGAATATATTAACAAATTGCATGCAATATCGGGTTTAATCCAAATGGGCCAGTACGACAAGGTAGTGGAGCTGATAACGCAATTTTACAAGAGCAAACAGGAACTTATCAGCTTTATTGTCGCCCGCATCCGTGACAAAGCCACAGCTGGCTTGCTCCTTGGGAAGGTTAGTCAGGCGCAGGAGAAAGGCGTCGTACTGCGGATTGCTCCTCGGAGCAGGTTGGTGAGGTTACCTGATCATTTTTCCAGCGCGTCAATGGTCACTGTACTGGGTAATCTTATTACGAACGCGATTGAGGCTGTTGCCGGTCAGACTGCTGAACGCCGATGTGTAGAAGTGCGAATATCGCAAGGTAGCAAATTCTTAAGGATTAGTGTTACCGACCGAGGGTGTGGCATTCCCCAAGAGAAACGGCAGCGAATTTTTGAGCGAGGATTTTCCACCAAGCAAGGCAGCCGGGGCATTGGCCTGGCACTAGTGCGAGAGGAGGTAGAGGCAAGCGGTGGTAAAATCATCGTTTACTCCAGGGTCAATGAGGGAAGTCGTTTTGTCGTAACGATTCCGATGTTTCGGGAGATTGAAGCTCGGAGGGAGAGCGAGAAAAATGGAAACATCTATAAGCGTTGTCATTTTGGAAGACGACCCAATGGTACTGGAACTGCACCGGCAATATTTGAGCAAGGTCAAAGGCTTTAA
- a CDS encoding response regulator — METSISVVILEDDPMVLELHRQYLSKVKGFNLTGWARDGEEGVNIIAKLQPHLAIVDIYMPGISGLDVLKHIRRQEWNTDVILVTAAHDTDSVQQGIQYGAVDYVIKPFTFTRFKKALETYRRYFCKLRTKEQLISQKDIDMLKNNIVGLSDKSMLPKGLQQTTLDLIVELLRQKNGYFTVKEIASALGISRVTVKRYLNYLQEGGILKGMLSYGPVGRPLQKFLVNKELINN; from the coding sequence ATGGAAACATCTATAAGCGTTGTCATTTTGGAAGACGACCCAATGGTACTGGAACTGCACCGGCAATATTTGAGCAAGGTCAAAGGCTTTAACTTAACCGGGTGGGCCCGGGATGGCGAAGAAGGGGTGAATATTATCGCCAAATTGCAGCCGCATTTGGCGATCGTGGACATTTATATGCCCGGAATTAGCGGTCTGGACGTTTTAAAGCATATTCGCCGCCAAGAATGGAATACTGACGTCATCCTGGTGACGGCAGCACATGATACTGATTCCGTGCAACAAGGCATCCAGTATGGGGCTGTTGACTATGTTATTAAACCATTTACCTTTACTCGCTTTAAAAAGGCTTTGGAAACTTACCGGCGCTATTTTTGTAAATTGCGGACCAAGGAACAGCTAATTTCCCAAAAGGACATCGATATGTTGAAAAACAACATTGTTGGCCTGTCTGATAAAAGCATGCTACCCAAAGGTCTGCAGCAAACTACGCTTGATCTTATCGTTGAGTTGCTCCGTCAGAAAAATGGTTATTTTACGGTCAAAGAGATTGCCAGCGCGCTGGGGATATCGCGGGTTACGGTTAAACGGTACCTCAATTATTTGCAGGAAGGTGGCATTCTCAAGGGAATGCTATCTTACGGACCGGTAGGTCGGCCCCTGCAAAAATTCCTGGTAAACAAAGAATTAATTAATAACTGA
- a CDS encoding sulfite exporter TauE/SafE family protein, whose product MLHFATAYVDSWWPGLIILGLLIGVVTGLFGIGGGFLLVPALRIIFNIPYPVAIGSSMLHIMLTATFSAYKHWAQKNIDPKLGIFMAIGSLFGAESGIRLLQVIRAWGTVDIVISLCFLVLMTSVAAFMFYESTRAGIEEPKTVFGEMLKNCKLPPLVSFARSDIVCISAWIPITLSFFVGCLTGLLGIGGGFINFPLMVYLIGVPTRVAVGTGTFQVLVASAYCVARNLQEGFIDFLLVFLMVLGSVVGVNLGVKLCVLINVRNTRKYFACILLLAIVMIVYHLLKDYLLAT is encoded by the coding sequence ATGCTACATTTTGCAACGGCGTATGTGGATAGTTGGTGGCCCGGACTAATAATATTAGGGTTGCTGATAGGAGTTGTAACAGGGTTATTTGGGATTGGGGGAGGATTTTTACTGGTTCCAGCGCTCCGCATAATCTTTAATATTCCATATCCGGTCGCTATTGGCAGCAGTATGCTGCACATTATGCTGACAGCAACGTTTTCCGCCTATAAGCACTGGGCGCAGAAAAACATAGATCCGAAATTAGGTATTTTTATGGCAATTGGCAGTTTATTTGGGGCAGAGAGTGGTATTCGCCTGTTACAGGTCATAAGGGCCTGGGGCACAGTTGATATCGTAATATCCCTCTGCTTTTTGGTTCTGATGACATCAGTCGCGGCGTTTATGTTTTATGAAAGCACCCGAGCGGGAATAGAAGAACCAAAAACTGTTTTCGGGGAAATGCTAAAAAACTGTAAACTGCCGCCATTAGTTAGCTTCGCGCGGTCGGATATTGTCTGTATAAGTGCTTGGATACCTATCACGCTTAGCTTTTTTGTGGGTTGTCTTACCGGTTTACTGGGTATTGGCGGCGGGTTTATTAACTTTCCTTTAATGGTCTATTTAATCGGCGTGCCAACCCGCGTAGCAGTAGGGACAGGCACATTTCAAGTTCTTGTGGCAAGTGCTTATTGCGTAGCTCGGAACCTGCAAGAAGGTTTCATTGATTTTCTCCTGGTGTTTTTGATGGTACTAGGTTCTGTAGTTGGCGTAAACTTAGGGGTGAAATTATGCGTGCTCATCAACGTCCGCAACACGCGAAAATATTTTGCTTGTATCTTGTTATTGGCGATTGTGATGATCGTTTACCATTTGCTAAAAGATTACTTGCTTGCTACCTGA
- a CDS encoding acyltransferase has product MSKQRVTAIEYIRGISMLGVVGIHTGAYSLTNPEVNVHLFALMEIFTRFSVPIFFFVSAFGLFVHHNLEERFDYTGFMQRRLRTVLVPYIVWSLLYMLHYTLVSGDTQPWTPPLIYEYLLFGLASYQLYFLVLLLWFYTLMPLWRLIVRLMLKRPAPSLLLTLILQIGFNYYSSYYLDANFANPYLNIAVQHRLSYWIVHYIFIFLFGAVCAVKHEQVVEFLKQRAREINLFFMVSLFGMFAYYYYLLYAVGYTPEEAVNTDHQLSPIGVLYTLAATLFWFSLFSRNTLPPVLAATLSFLGAYSYHVYLIHPLVMYYLIDIVTGHGLTMTPLVIVAFYLVAVALSLIIGMIIQSTGRYMPLLPLLLVGSQQKRKNIIRTK; this is encoded by the coding sequence ATGTCCAAACAACGCGTAACAGCCATCGAATATATTCGCGGCATCAGCATGCTAGGCGTCGTCGGCATCCATACCGGCGCCTATTCACTCACTAATCCCGAAGTTAACGTTCACCTTTTTGCCTTGATGGAAATATTTACAAGATTCAGTGTTCCCATTTTTTTCTTTGTTTCCGCTTTCGGTCTTTTTGTTCATCATAACTTGGAAGAACGGTTTGATTATACCGGCTTTATGCAGCGCCGTCTCCGCACGGTGCTAGTACCGTATATCGTTTGGTCACTACTGTATATGCTGCATTACACTTTGGTAAGCGGCGATACCCAGCCTTGGACACCGCCCCTTATTTATGAATATCTATTGTTTGGCTTGGCCTCATATCAATTGTACTTTCTGGTACTATTACTATGGTTTTACACATTGATGCCGCTATGGCGCTTAATTGTTCGCCTAATGCTAAAGCGCCCTGCTCCTTCCCTGCTCCTGACGCTTATATTGCAAATCGGGTTTAATTATTATTCCAGTTACTATCTTGATGCTAATTTCGCTAACCCCTACCTTAATATTGCCGTACAACATCGCTTGAGTTACTGGATTGTTCACTATATATTCATATTCCTATTCGGCGCCGTCTGTGCCGTCAAGCATGAACAGGTAGTTGAATTTCTGAAACAGCGGGCGCGGGAAATAAACCTGTTTTTTATGGTATCGCTGTTTGGAATGTTCGCCTATTACTATTATTTACTCTACGCAGTCGGCTACACCCCGGAAGAAGCAGTAAATACCGATCATCAGTTAAGCCCGATCGGCGTCCTGTATACCCTAGCCGCTACACTTTTCTGGTTTTCCTTGTTTTCCCGCAATACGCTGCCGCCTGTACTGGCAGCCACCTTAAGCTTTTTAGGGGCTTATTCCTACCATGTTTATTTGATTCACCCGCTTGTTATGTATTACTTGATAGATATAGTAACCGGTCATGGTCTTACCATGACACCGCTTGTTATCGTCGCGTTTTATCTGGTAGCTGTGGCACTCAGTCTTATAATAGGAATGATAATTCAATCAACCGGACGGTACATGCCTCTGCTGCCTCTGCTTTTAGTAGGCAGTCAACAAAAACGCAAAAATATAATCCGGACTAAGTAA